One Nostoc sp. UHCC 0302 DNA window includes the following coding sequences:
- a CDS encoding NADH-quinone oxidoreductase subunit M: protein MLSALILVPLLGAAVIAFWPSIISRKAARGVALVFASIIFLWTIVLAIQFHPAEVSQQFAESLPWIEVLGLNYNLGIDGLSLPLLVLNGLLTCIAIYSSDESLGRPKFYYSLLLLLSAGVTGAFLAQDLLLFFLFYELELIPLYLLIAIWGGEKRGYAATKFLIYTAFSGILILASFLGLVWLSGGSNFALATLNTTNLPLATQILLLAGILVGFGIKIPLVPFHTWLPDAHVEASTPISVLLAGVLLKLGTYGLLRFGMNLLPEAWSYLAPWLATWAVVSVLYGASCAIAQTDMKKMVAYSSIGHMGYVLLAAAAATPLSVLGAVMQMISHGLISALLFLLVGVVYKKAGSRDLSVVQGLLNPERGLPVIGSLMVLGVMASAGIPGMIGFISEFIIFRGSFPVFPVQTLLSMIGTGLTAVYFLILMNRAFFGRLSAQVTNLPRVYWSDRTPSIVLAVLIVILGIQPAWLIRWTEPTITAMVNTQNVVATVSLDKTIGTRD, encoded by the coding sequence ATGCTAAGTGCATTGATTTTAGTGCCGTTGTTAGGTGCAGCTGTAATTGCTTTCTGGCCTTCTATTATCAGTAGGAAAGCTGCCCGTGGGGTAGCTTTGGTCTTTGCGAGTATCATTTTTTTGTGGACAATTGTACTAGCAATTCAGTTTCATCCAGCAGAAGTTAGTCAACAGTTTGCTGAGTCTCTGCCCTGGATTGAGGTCTTGGGCTTGAATTATAATCTCGGTATAGACGGCTTATCTTTGCCGTTGCTAGTTTTAAACGGACTGTTAACCTGCATTGCTATATATAGTAGTGACGAATCTCTTGGGCGTCCCAAATTCTATTACTCTTTGTTACTACTATTAAGTGCTGGGGTGACTGGAGCTTTTCTAGCACAGGATTTACTACTGTTTTTCTTGTTCTACGAACTGGAACTGATTCCGCTGTATCTATTGATAGCCATTTGGGGCGGTGAAAAACGGGGTTATGCCGCTACGAAATTTCTCATCTACACAGCCTTTTCTGGAATCCTAATTTTAGCAAGTTTCCTTGGCTTGGTTTGGCTGAGTGGTGGTTCTAACTTTGCGCTAGCAACCTTAAACACGACGAATTTACCTTTAGCAACGCAAATTTTACTGCTAGCAGGGATTTTGGTGGGCTTTGGAATTAAGATTCCCCTCGTTCCCTTCCATACTTGGTTGCCAGATGCTCACGTTGAAGCTTCCACACCAATTTCAGTACTATTGGCTGGGGTGCTATTGAAGTTGGGAACTTATGGCTTATTGCGGTTTGGGATGAACTTATTGCCAGAAGCTTGGAGTTATCTGGCTCCTTGGTTAGCGACTTGGGCAGTGGTAAGTGTACTGTACGGCGCATCTTGCGCGATCGCCCAAACCGATATGAAAAAAATGGTGGCATATAGTTCCATTGGACACATGGGCTATGTGCTTCTAGCCGCAGCAGCTGCTACACCTTTAAGCGTGTTAGGTGCTGTTATGCAAATGATTAGCCACGGCTTGATTTCTGCGCTACTGTTCTTGCTGGTTGGAGTCGTATATAAAAAAGCCGGAAGCCGTGATTTATCAGTTGTTCAGGGGCTGCTTAATCCAGAACGGGGTCTGCCCGTAATTGGTAGCTTGATGGTTTTAGGAGTCATGGCTAGTGCTGGTATACCTGGGATGATCGGGTTTATTTCAGAATTCATCATTTTTCGGGGTAGTTTCCCAGTTTTTCCAGTGCAAACCTTGCTGTCAATGATTGGTACAGGTTTAACAGCAGTCTACTTCTTGATTCTCATGAACAGAGCCTTTTTTGGGCGCTTGTCAGCACAAGTTACCAATTTACCGCGCGTGTATTGGAGCGATCGCACTCCATCTATAGTTTTAGCTGTGTTGATTGTCATTTTAGGCATTCAACCCGCGTGGTTAATTCGATGGACTGAACCAACAATCACAGCAATGGTGAATACACAAAACGTAGTAGCAACGGTGTCCTTGGATAAAACAATCGGGACTAGGGACTAG
- a CDS encoding CO2 hydration protein — MVNLKNKPAHHPLAEYVERLQEGGSLLPDNPQNVLEVVGILKSYGVVLDAYSKNLIYIAEHQFLVFFPFFKYFNGEISFQKLLRHWWHNRINFEYAEYCMKSMMWHGGGGLDTYLDTQEFQDRAQAVIAAKFNNNPLMLGINQMFPDFLTEQLRVSAYYSGLGQFWRVMADIFLSLSDRYDRGEIKTIPEVVDYIKAGLVADASKPITYKVKIRDKVYEIIPESIGLTFLADTAVPYVEAVFFRGTPFSGTVSYNAQAYQVPPDQARFQYGALYADPLPIGSAGIPPTLLMQDMRHYLPEYLHEVYRRSLRGEDDLLVQICMTFQKSMFCVTTAAILGLMPHPVDSQDPSEQNANRVYLEKWMNRLQTSQLEVVNK, encoded by the coding sequence ATGGTAAACCTTAAAAATAAACCTGCTCATCATCCCTTAGCGGAGTATGTTGAACGTCTGCAAGAAGGAGGATCATTACTTCCTGATAATCCACAAAATGTGCTAGAAGTAGTTGGAATTCTCAAGAGCTATGGCGTAGTTTTAGATGCATACTCCAAGAATCTTATCTACATTGCTGAACATCAATTTTTAGTATTTTTCCCATTCTTTAAATACTTTAATGGAGAAATTTCCTTCCAAAAATTACTCCGTCATTGGTGGCATAATCGCATTAATTTTGAATATGCAGAGTACTGCATGAAATCCATGATGTGGCATGGTGGCGGAGGACTGGATACATATTTAGATACACAAGAATTTCAAGATAGAGCGCAAGCAGTTATTGCTGCAAAATTTAACAACAATCCGTTAATGCTAGGCATTAACCAAATGTTTCCAGACTTCTTAACAGAACAGTTACGTGTCTCTGCTTATTACAGTGGATTAGGTCAATTCTGGCGAGTTATGGCTGATATTTTCCTCAGCCTATCAGACCGTTATGACCGAGGCGAAATTAAAACAATTCCCGAAGTTGTTGACTATATTAAAGCAGGGTTAGTGGCAGATGCATCAAAGCCAATTACTTACAAAGTTAAAATTCGGGATAAAGTCTATGAAATTATTCCCGAAAGCATTGGTTTGACATTTTTAGCAGATACAGCAGTACCTTATGTAGAGGCGGTTTTCTTTCGAGGAACACCTTTTTCTGGTACAGTTTCATACAACGCTCAAGCGTATCAAGTTCCTCCAGATCAAGCTCGATTTCAGTATGGTGCATTGTATGCAGATCCTTTGCCTATTGGCAGTGCAGGCATTCCTCCGACCCTGCTAATGCAGGATATGCGTCACTATCTTCCAGAGTATTTGCACGAAGTTTATCGCCGCAGTCTCCGGGGTGAAGATGATTTGCTAGTACAAATTTGTATGACTTTCCAAAAATCGATGTTTTGCGTCACAACAGCAGCGATTTTAGGACTAATGCCTCATCCTGTAGATTCCCAAGACCCATCTGAGCAAAATGCTAATCGAGTCTATTTAGAAAAGTGGATGAACAGATTACAGACTTCACAGTTAGAGGTTGTTAATAAATAG
- a CDS encoding acyltransferase: protein MNHDVTKIPVDNPLVLNLSLIFGFTFLTLITLKKTVNDKPLSILQSNQMKGLAIIIIILFHLSIHTLAKPSDLPFFKSSGFKAVALFLILSGFGLTISMQKKGINNFFSKRFTKVYIPFLFAMLLEIFLNQSINNNPHILTELYNAFFNVSILNSHMWFIVFILLWYIVIYLLFYLNLSNKSKIFLLCLVSVCILVASEPSKDSALFLCKINAFSFPLGCLLGLNYENIKPKIDRLLKQNLLIIIGIIVSCFVLSKFFGNLASALGKQGIVANYILLGIIVIAVLLNLVNRQLLRKNIIEVMLALSVLVMIAINYFNLSSYYSIAVNILINTSAILAAFAIFLLISIMLRFQVYSLFINGIGDISFELYLLHGMFMYPFDFILFRGNINITFFIYFLFICLISMLFKKLTSTIYNLTLSKLNKLEA from the coding sequence TTGAATCACGACGTCACCAAAATTCCAGTAGATAACCCTTTAGTTCTGAATTTATCTTTAATTTTTGGTTTTACATTTTTAACTCTAATTACTTTAAAGAAAACTGTAAACGATAAGCCTCTTTCAATTTTACAAAGTAACCAGATGAAAGGCTTAGCGATAATAATAATAATTCTTTTTCATTTGAGTATACATACACTTGCAAAACCTTCTGATCTACCTTTTTTTAAAAGTTCTGGATTTAAAGCTGTTGCCTTATTCTTAATTCTTTCGGGGTTTGGTCTAACTATATCTATGCAGAAAAAAGGTATTAATAATTTCTTTAGTAAAAGATTTACTAAAGTTTATATACCCTTTTTATTCGCTATGTTGTTGGAAATATTTTTAAATCAGAGTATTAATAATAATCCACATATATTAACTGAATTATATAATGCATTTTTTAATGTTAGCATTTTAAATAGCCATATGTGGTTTATAGTTTTTATTCTCTTGTGGTATATTGTCATTTACTTGTTATTCTATTTAAATTTATCGAATAAGTCAAAAATATTTTTATTATGTTTGGTATCTGTGTGTATTCTCGTAGCTTCAGAACCCTCAAAAGATTCTGCATTATTTTTGTGTAAAATTAATGCTTTCAGTTTTCCACTGGGCTGTTTGTTAGGTTTAAATTATGAAAATATTAAACCAAAAATTGATAGATTACTTAAGCAAAATCTTCTAATTATAATTGGTATTATAGTCAGTTGTTTTGTCTTGTCAAAGTTTTTCGGTAATTTGGCATCAGCATTAGGAAAACAAGGAATAGTAGCGAACTATATATTATTAGGAATTATTGTTATTGCCGTCTTGCTTAACCTTGTAAATAGGCAGTTATTACGCAAAAATATTATTGAAGTTATGTTGGCATTATCAGTACTAGTAATGATAGCCATTAATTACTTTAATTTATCATCTTATTATTCTATTGCTGTAAATATATTAATTAACACATCAGCAATATTAGCAGCATTTGCTATATTTTTACTGATATCTATAATGCTGCGATTCCAGGTTTATTCTTTATTTATAAATGGGATTGGAGATATTTCTTTTGAATTATATCTTCTTCACGGAATGTTTATGTACCCTTTTGACTTTATCCTTTTTAGAGGAAATATTAATATAACTTTCTTTATTTATTTCCTGTTTATTTGTTTAATTAGTATGTTATTCAAAAAACTTACCTCCACTATTTATAATTTAACTTTAAGTAAATTGAATAAATTGGAGGCATAA
- a CDS encoding NAD(P)H-quinone oxidoreductase subunit F: protein MSQFLFLTSWWVPLYSLIGALLTLPWGLGIIKRTGPRPAAYLNLLTTLLAFAHSLLVFANIWNSEPKNLQISWFKAADLDLSFALELSPVSIGAIVLITGLSLMAQIYALGYMEKDWSLARFFALIGFFEAALSGLAISDSLFLSYAFLEVLTLSTYLLVGFWYAQPLVVTAARDAFLTKRVGDLLLLMGVVTLSTLAGSLNFSNLYEWAQTANLSPVTSTLLGLALIAGPAGKCAQFPLHLWLDEAMEGPNPASVMRNSLVVAGGAYLLYKLQPILALSPVALNALVIMGTVTAIGATLVSIAQIDIKRSLSHSTSAYMGLVFLAVGLQQGGVALMLLLTHAIAKALLFMSSGSVIHTTHSQDLTEMGGLWSRMPATTTAFVVGSAGMVTLLPLGSFWAMLSWADGFVNISPWVIGVLVLVNGLTALNLTRVFRLVFWGAPQQKTRRTPEVGWQMAFPMVSLIIMTLLLPVMLQQWYLLPTWESINWYVVLILFASTVIGVSIGATVYLHKAWSRSRILTWRFMQDLLGYDFYIDKVYKVTVVNAVTLLSQISAWSDRYLVDGLVNLVGFATILGGQGLKYSISGQSQGYMLTILAVVSILGFFISWSLGLLSKLPF, encoded by the coding sequence ATGAGTCAATTTCTATTTTTAACAAGTTGGTGGGTACCTCTTTATAGCTTGATAGGCGCACTCTTAACCCTGCCGTGGGGATTAGGCATAATTAAGCGTACAGGGCCAAGACCTGCGGCATATTTAAACTTGTTGACGACCCTTTTAGCTTTCGCCCATAGCTTGTTGGTATTTGCAAATATCTGGAACAGCGAACCAAAAAATTTGCAGATTAGCTGGTTTAAAGCTGCTGACTTAGACTTATCCTTTGCCTTAGAACTCTCACCAGTCAGTATTGGGGCAATAGTTTTAATTACAGGGTTAAGTCTCATGGCGCAAATTTACGCCTTGGGTTATATGGAAAAAGACTGGTCGTTAGCCCGGTTTTTTGCCTTAATTGGATTTTTTGAAGCAGCGCTGAGTGGTTTAGCAATTAGCGACTCATTGTTTCTCAGCTATGCCTTTTTAGAAGTTCTGACTCTTTCGACTTACTTGCTGGTAGGATTCTGGTATGCTCAACCGCTAGTAGTGACGGCGGCGCGGGATGCATTTTTAACTAAGCGGGTGGGAGACTTATTGTTACTGATGGGCGTAGTCACACTCTCCACCTTAGCAGGCAGTTTGAACTTTTCTAATTTATATGAATGGGCGCAAACAGCTAATTTAAGTCCAGTCACATCGACATTACTGGGATTGGCTTTGATAGCAGGCCCTGCGGGTAAATGCGCTCAATTTCCTCTGCATTTGTGGTTAGATGAGGCGATGGAAGGCCCCAACCCTGCTTCCGTAATGCGGAACTCGCTAGTGGTGGCTGGCGGTGCTTATCTCCTGTATAAACTACAGCCAATATTAGCGCTGTCACCAGTTGCGTTAAATGCCTTAGTAATTATGGGTACAGTAACAGCGATTGGTGCAACATTAGTATCAATAGCTCAAATTGACATTAAGCGATCGCTATCTCATTCCACCAGTGCATACATGGGTTTAGTGTTTTTGGCAGTAGGGTTGCAGCAAGGGGGAGTTGCCCTGATGTTGCTGTTAACTCATGCGATCGCTAAAGCACTATTATTTATGAGTTCCGGGTCAGTAATACACACTACCCACAGCCAAGACTTAACAGAAATGGGTGGTTTGTGGTCACGGATGCCAGCCACCACTACTGCCTTTGTTGTTGGTTCCGCCGGGATGGTAACACTGCTACCACTAGGAAGCTTTTGGGCAATGCTCTCATGGGCAGACGGTTTTGTCAATATTAGCCCTTGGGTAATTGGAGTTTTGGTATTAGTCAATGGCTTGACAGCATTGAATTTAACTAGAGTATTCAGATTAGTATTCTGGGGCGCACCGCAACAGAAGACGCGCCGTACTCCAGAAGTCGGGTGGCAGATGGCATTTCCGATGGTCTCTCTCATAATAATGACTTTGTTACTACCAGTGATGCTACAGCAATGGTATTTGTTACCAACTTGGGAAAGTATTAATTGGTATGTAGTGTTAATATTATTTGCTTCTACCGTAATCGGTGTAAGTATAGGAGCTACAGTTTATCTGCACAAAGCTTGGTCAAGATCCAGAATCCTGACATGGAGATTTATGCAGGATTTGTTGGGTTATGATTTTTACATTGACAAAGTTTATAAAGTGACAGTAGTGAACGCCGTAACACTACTTTCTCAGATTTCAGCATGGAGCGATCGCTATCTGGTTGATGGTCTAGTAAACTTAGTTGGATTTGCGACCATTCTCGGTGGGCAAGGTTTAAAATACAGCATTTCTGGACAATCCCAGGGCTATATGTTGACCATCCTTGCGGTCGTAAGCATCTTAGGTTTTTTCATTAGTTGGTCATTGGGTTTACTAAGTAAATTGCCATTTTAA
- a CDS encoding carbon dioxide-concentrating mechanism protein CcmK: protein MPIAVGMIETKGFPAVVEAADAMVKAARVTLVGYEKIGSARVTVIVRGDVSEVQASVAAGVEAARRVNGGEVLSTHIIARPHENLEYVLPIRYTEAVEQFRT, encoded by the coding sequence ATGCCAATTGCAGTTGGAATGATTGAAACTAAGGGCTTTCCAGCAGTAGTAGAAGCTGCTGACGCAATGGTGAAAGCTGCGCGTGTAACTTTGGTAGGATATGAAAAAATCGGTAGCGCTCGCGTTACTGTGATTGTTCGGGGAGATGTGTCTGAGGTGCAGGCCTCAGTTGCAGCTGGGGTTGAAGCAGCCAGAAGAGTAAATGGCGGTGAAGTTTTATCCACTCACATCATTGCCCGTCCCCACGAAAACCTCGAATACGTCTTGCCGATTCGTTACACGGAGGCTGTGGAACAGTTCCGCACTTAA
- a CDS encoding tetratricopeptide repeat protein, producing the protein MSVHFERAKLLFEQSRYQMAEQELREAVAESPNDAKIHSVLGLCLSCQQRYQEATLEAETAIAIAPDSPFSHYILGYILCERQQLTAAQKVIQEAIQLNPYQASHFALLARCEYQQKRWQASLEAANQGLALDPEDVECLNYRALSLSQLGRGKEAIATAAGAIASSPQDAASYASSGWILLSHGGSQQKALEYFREALHLNPTLEWARQGVVEALKAKNPIYRLMLRYFLWCSRLNHQTRWVFTLGLLFSLRILLISFANAGLTPLAGVLAISYLLFVIFSWIADPLFTLILRCDKFGRLALSQAEIQQSNCWAACFLTAIASCILWFCTKNVTALVGAIVCGLLMIPVTATFNCEQGWTRNLMTTYTIVLIILGISSLILSITSLAFRQFENLWLLPMLLFFPGTIFACWIATILTGITPKK; encoded by the coding sequence ATGAGTGTACACTTTGAGCGAGCAAAACTGCTATTCGAGCAATCTCGTTATCAGATGGCGGAGCAAGAATTGCGAGAAGCTGTAGCAGAGTCTCCAAATGATGCTAAAATTCACTCTGTTCTGGGGTTGTGCTTGAGTTGTCAGCAGCGATATCAAGAGGCAACACTGGAGGCAGAAACTGCTATTGCGATCGCACCTGATTCGCCATTTTCTCACTATATACTTGGTTATATTCTCTGCGAACGTCAGCAACTTACAGCTGCCCAAAAGGTTATTCAAGAAGCAATTCAGCTCAACCCCTATCAAGCTTCCCACTTCGCTTTGCTGGCGCGATGTGAGTATCAGCAAAAGCGGTGGCAAGCAAGTCTGGAAGCCGCAAACCAAGGACTAGCGCTAGATCCGGAAGACGTAGAGTGTTTGAATTATCGGGCTTTGTCACTGTCACAGTTGGGACGAGGTAAAGAAGCGATCGCCACAGCCGCAGGTGCGATCGCCTCCTCTCCCCAAGATGCTGCTTCTTACGCCAGCAGTGGCTGGATTTTGCTCTCTCACGGTGGCAGTCAACAGAAAGCTTTGGAGTATTTTCGTGAAGCATTACACCTCAACCCTACTTTAGAATGGGCGCGTCAAGGAGTTGTCGAAGCGCTGAAGGCAAAAAACCCGATTTATCGTTTAATGCTGCGCTATTTTCTTTGGTGCAGCAGGCTGAATCATCAAACGCGTTGGGTGTTCACTCTGGGCTTGCTGTTTTCTCTGAGGATATTGCTGATCAGTTTTGCCAATGCTGGTTTGACACCATTAGCAGGAGTGCTGGCAATTTCTTACCTGCTGTTTGTTATCTTCAGCTGGATTGCTGATCCGTTATTTACTTTGATATTGCGATGCGATAAATTCGGACGCCTAGCACTTTCACAGGCAGAAATACAGCAATCTAATTGTTGGGCTGCTTGTTTTTTAACGGCGATCGCATCTTGTATTTTATGGTTCTGCACTAAGAATGTCACTGCTTTAGTCGGTGCGATTGTATGCGGTTTATTGATGATTCCAGTTACGGCAACGTTTAATTGTGAACAAGGTTGGACAAGAAATTTAATGACAACCTATACTATTGTTTTGATAATTTTGGGTATAAGTTCACTAATCTTGTCAATTACTAGCTTAGCTTTTCGCCAGTTTGAGAATTTGTGGTTGCTACCGATGTTATTGTTCTTTCCTGGGACAATTTTTGCTTGTTGGATTGCCACCATACTCACAGGAATTACACCAAAAAAGTAA
- a CDS encoding EutN/CcmL family microcompartment protein, with product MQVAKVRGTVVSTQKDPSLRGVKLLLLQLVDEEGKILPEYEVAADSVGAGVDEWVLVSRGSAARQVIGNEQRPLDAVVIAIIDTIYVEDRMIYSKKEQYR from the coding sequence ATGCAAGTTGCCAAAGTTCGTGGCACAGTAGTTAGCACTCAAAAAGATCCAAGTCTCAGAGGTGTCAAACTACTGTTGTTGCAATTAGTAGATGAAGAGGGAAAAATCCTACCAGAATACGAGGTAGCAGCAGATAGTGTAGGGGCTGGAGTAGATGAGTGGGTACTGGTCAGTCGAGGCAGCGCCGCTCGTCAAGTTATTGGTAATGAACAGCGTCCGTTAGATGCAGTAGTGATAGCGATAATTGATACCATTTACGTTGAAGATCGCATGATTTACAGCAAAAAAGAGCAATATCGGTAG
- a CDS encoding BMC domain-containing protein, with product MSIAVGMVETLGFPAVVEAADAMVKAARVTLVGYEKIGSGRVTVIVRGDVSEVQASVAAGVESVKRVNGGQVLSTHIIARPHENLEYVLPIRYTEDVEQFRENVNAIRPFGRRP from the coding sequence ATGTCAATCGCAGTGGGAATGGTAGAAACGCTAGGCTTTCCAGCAGTCGTGGAAGCTGCTGACGCAATGGTGAAAGCTGCTCGCGTCACTTTGGTGGGTTATGAAAAAATTGGTAGCGGTCGGGTGACAGTAATCGTCAGGGGGGATGTATCGGAAGTACAAGCTTCCGTAGCCGCAGGAGTTGAATCAGTGAAGCGAGTCAACGGCGGACAAGTCTTGTCTACTCACATTATTGCTCGTCCTCATGAGAACTTAGAATACGTCCTACCAATACGGTATACCGAAGACGTAGAGCAGTTCCGGGAAAATGTTAACGCAATTCGTCCTTTCGGCAGAAGACCGTAA
- a CDS encoding AAA family ATPase, translating into MTNSYDTVRALREALKFSPENVPLRQHLAEMLLSLGQLEEAEKEYRQAMLLAREEPQLKLGLARAFYQQGKHNQSLVIVEELLKHSDCPAQAYLLHARLLLNSGAVQQAVSQYRSAIGLDPLIADPDFAELLGIGEEKPSKEVVEGKIRTANFDNLIIEDEKLERPQISFEDVGGMETVKDEIRLKIIYPLTQKELYKAYGKAIGGGILMYGPPGCGKTYLARATAGEINSGFISVGINDVLDMWLGNSERNLHAIFEEARDHQPCVVFFDEVDALAANRTDLRQSSSRMVINQFLSELDGVKSSNEGVLILAATNAPWHLDAAFRRPGRFDRILFIPPPDASARAAILQLLCRGKPVDKIDYEQVSKKTEHFSGADLKAVVDIAVEKKLQEAMKVGFPKPLGTKDLISAAANIKSSTKEWFATARNYALYANESGLYDDILKYLKM; encoded by the coding sequence ATGACAAATAGCTATGATACAGTGCGAGCGCTACGTGAGGCGCTAAAGTTTTCTCCAGAAAATGTACCTCTTAGGCAACACCTTGCAGAGATGCTCCTTAGTTTAGGGCAACTAGAGGAAGCTGAGAAAGAATACCGTCAGGCTATGCTTTTGGCACGGGAAGAACCGCAACTGAAACTCGGTTTGGCAAGAGCTTTTTACCAACAAGGAAAACACAATCAGTCTTTGGTGATTGTAGAAGAACTGCTCAAACACTCTGACTGTCCAGCACAAGCTTACTTACTCCACGCTCGCTTGTTGTTGAACTCAGGTGCGGTGCAGCAGGCGGTTAGTCAGTATCGTAGTGCGATCGGTCTTGATCCGTTAATTGCCGATCCAGATTTTGCCGAACTTTTGGGTATTGGCGAGGAAAAGCCAAGCAAAGAGGTGGTAGAAGGCAAAATCCGCACTGCTAATTTTGACAACCTGATTATTGAAGATGAAAAGCTGGAACGTCCGCAGATTTCTTTTGAAGATGTCGGAGGAATGGAGACAGTTAAAGATGAAATTCGCCTCAAGATTATTTATCCCCTGACGCAAAAGGAACTTTATAAAGCATACGGCAAAGCGATCGGCGGCGGGATTTTGATGTACGGCCCTCCAGGTTGCGGTAAAACTTACCTCGCCCGTGCGACTGCTGGCGAGATTAACTCTGGCTTTATCTCTGTTGGTATTAATGACGTACTAGATATGTGGCTGGGAAACAGCGAGCGGAATTTGCACGCCATTTTTGAAGAAGCGCGAGATCATCAGCCTTGTGTGGTGTTTTTCGATGAAGTCGATGCGCTAGCTGCTAACCGTACCGATTTGCGCCAAAGTTCTAGCCGCATGGTGATTAATCAGTTTCTCTCAGAACTGGATGGAGTGAAGAGTTCCAATGAAGGAGTGCTGATTTTGGCTGCCACTAACGCCCCTTGGCATTTAGATGCAGCGTTTCGCCGTCCAGGACGCTTTGATCGCATTCTCTTTATCCCGCCACCAGATGCTTCTGCTAGAGCAGCTATTTTACAGTTGCTATGTCGTGGGAAGCCTGTAGATAAAATTGATTACGAGCAAGTCAGCAAAAAAACAGAGCATTTTTCCGGAGCTGACTTAAAAGCTGTAGTTGATATAGCAGTGGAAAAAAAGCTGCAAGAAGCGATGAAAGTCGGATTTCCTAAACCACTAGGGACAAAGGATTTAATTTCAGCCGCAGCAAACATCAAATCTTCTACTAAAGAGTGGTTCGCCACAGCCCGCAACTATGCCTTGTATGCGAATGAGAGCGGTTTGTACGACGATATTTTGAAATATTTAAAAATGTAA